A genome region from Arachis duranensis cultivar V14167 chromosome 6, aradu.V14167.gnm2.J7QH, whole genome shotgun sequence includes the following:
- the LOC107494279 gene encoding WUSCHEL-related homeobox 11-like gives MEEQGQQHHQDPNRSHSHGAGGSSSSSEKQSSEPVRSRWTPKPEQILILESIFNSGMVNPPKDETVRIRKLLEKFGAVGDANVFYWFQNRRSRSRRRQRQIQQQQQQQQQHHQHQLGVGVVGVGVGGAIQCDQDHPGQPALSVGSSLGFGGSSSFGDSSSCSFHLPPPPTGAVGGSSSSSSSFGGEQEAMDNFFSGVPPPHHHTPQMGFQEFDHTSSLFPHVPPNFTYNSGFGGNNVSGFITVFINGIATEVPRGLIDIKTLFGEDAILVHSSGVPLPTNEFGFLIQTLQHGESYFLVPKPT, from the exons ATGGAAGAGCAAGGGCAGCAACACCATCAAGACCCAAACAGGAGCCATAGCCATGGTGCTGGTggttcttcctcttcctctgaGAAGCAGAGTAGCGAACCGGTGCGCTCAAGATGGACGCCCAAACCGGAGCAAATACTTATTCTTGAATCCATCTTCAACAGCGGCATGGTTAACCCTCCAAAGGACGAGACCGTCAGGATAAGGAAGCTTCTAGAGAAGTTTGGCGCTGTCGGCGACGCTAACGTTTTCTACTGGTTCCAGAACCGTAGGTCCAGATCTCGTCGCCGACAGCGCCAGATtcagcagcagcaacaacagcagcaacaacacCACCAACACCAGCTCGGTGTTGGTGTTGTTGGGGTTGGTGTTGGTGGTGCAATTCAGTGTGATCAGGATCACCCTGGTCAACCTGCACTCTCAGTAGGGAGTTCTTTGGGTTTCGgaggttcttcttctttcggagattcttcttcttgttcttttcatcttcctcctcctccgaCTGGTGCCGTTGgcggttcttcttcttcttcatcttccttcGGTGGTgagcaagaagctatggataaCTTCTTCTCTGgtgttcctcctcctcatcatcatacTCCTCAAATGGGGTTCCAGGAATTTGATCACACTTCATCTTTGTTCCCTCATGTTCCACCAAATTTCACCTACAACTCCG GATTTGGGGGCAATAATGTGTCAGGATTCATCACAGTGTTCATCAATGGAATTGCAACAGAAGTTCCAAGAGGTCTTATAGACATCAAAACATTGTTTGGTGAAGATGCAATTTTAGTTCATTCTTCTGGAGTGCCACTTCCAACCAATGAGTTTGGCTTCTTAATACAGACCTTGCAGCATGGTGAAAGCTACTTTctg GTTCCAAAGCCAACATAA